The following proteins are encoded in a genomic region of Chroogloeocystis siderophila 5.2 s.c.1:
- the psb29 gene encoding photosystem II biogenesis protein Psp29, with translation MNNVRTVSDTKRAFYTSHTRPINTIYRRVVEELMVEMHLLSVNVDFSYNPIYALGVVTAFERFMQGYQPERDKESIFNALCQAVESDPQRYRQDAERLGLFAKNTSTPELIAWLRGETHKEEVGDLQQQIQAIASNPNFKYSRLFAIGVFGLLELSDPALVKDEKQRVDALKSIAATLNISEDKLNKDLELYRANVDKMEQALATIADILSADRKKRQQQTPDKGIAVTTPDAEDPSQAPGSSQDKASFGS, from the coding sequence GTGAATAACGTCCGTACAGTTTCCGATACCAAGCGAGCTTTCTACACATCTCACACCCGTCCAATCAACACGATTTATCGTCGGGTGGTCGAAGAACTGATGGTAGAAATGCACTTGCTGTCAGTGAATGTCGATTTTAGCTACAACCCAATTTATGCCCTGGGCGTAGTCACTGCTTTTGAGCGGTTTATGCAGGGGTATCAACCTGAAAGAGATAAGGAGTCGATTTTTAATGCTTTGTGTCAAGCTGTAGAAAGCGATCCACAACGCTATCGCCAGGATGCTGAACGTTTAGGTCTATTTGCTAAGAACACATCAACTCCTGAGTTGATAGCGTGGCTACGTGGGGAAACTCACAAAGAAGAAGTGGGTGATTTGCAGCAGCAAATTCAAGCGATCGCCTCTAATCCTAACTTTAAGTACAGCCGCTTGTTTGCGATTGGAGTCTTTGGGTTATTAGAACTGTCAGATCCTGCTTTAGTCAAAGACGAAAAGCAGCGAGTTGATGCGCTTAAGAGTATTGCTGCTACGTTGAACATCTCAGAAGACAAACTCAACAAAGATCTAGAATTGTACCGCGCTAATGTAGACAAAATGGAACAAGCATTAGCAACAATTGCAGATATACTTTCCGCTGACCGTAAGAAACGTCAGCAACAAACTCCAGATAAAGGAATTGCAGTGACTACTCCTGATGCTGAGGATCCGTCGCAAGCGCCTGGTTCGTCGCAAGACAAGGCTTCTTTTGGTTCTTAG
- a CDS encoding phycobilisome rod-core linker polypeptide codes for MSIPLLEITPTTQNQRVAGYEVPDEDDPRMYRMIDVTSDTDVNELIWAAYRQIFSEHLILETYRQPFLESQLRNRAITVRDFVRGLGKSEVYRELVGETNSNYRLVDITFKRFLGRATYGKDEQISWSIVIATRGLNGFIDAIVDGEEYRQNFGDDVVPYQRRRFNERPFNLVNPRYGAYWRDRQTLQSISGRSYYQVRRTQNMPKQEAARRAIPNTFFAMAGSLLPNERNYQRTIASVTSQVKNLEIPDMTRGENSLQRAVKPTEVALPYRYIPSANPKVD; via the coding sequence ATGTCAATACCTCTACTTGAAATCACCCCGACTACCCAAAATCAACGCGTTGCTGGCTACGAAGTTCCAGACGAAGACGACCCAAGAATGTATCGCATGATCGATGTGACATCAGATACAGATGTTAACGAACTCATCTGGGCAGCGTATCGACAAATTTTTAGCGAACACTTGATTTTAGAAACGTATCGTCAACCGTTTCTAGAATCACAACTACGCAATCGAGCGATCACAGTCCGCGACTTTGTGCGCGGGTTAGGGAAATCGGAAGTTTACCGTGAATTGGTAGGCGAAACAAATTCTAACTATCGTTTAGTAGATATCACCTTCAAGCGATTTTTAGGACGCGCGACTTACGGGAAAGACGAACAGATTTCTTGGTCAATTGTGATTGCAACACGAGGCTTGAACGGGTTTATCGACGCGATCGTAGATGGTGAAGAGTATCGGCAAAATTTTGGCGATGATGTTGTACCGTATCAGCGGCGTCGCTTTAACGAACGTCCATTTAATTTAGTCAATCCGCGTTATGGAGCGTACTGGCGCGATCGCCAGACATTACAATCCATATCAGGACGTTCTTATTATCAAGTACGACGGACACAAAATATGCCCAAACAAGAAGCTGCGCGTCGAGCAATTCCCAATACTTTTTTCGCAATGGCAGGAAGCTTATTACCAAACGAGCGTAACTATCAGCGAACCATTGCTAGTGTCACCTCGCAAGTCAAAAATCTAGAAATTCCTGATATGACTCGCGGAGAAAATTCCTTACAGCGTGCCGTTAAACCCACCGAAGTTGCTTTGCCTTATCGCTATATTCCCTCGGCTAATCCCAAAGTAGATTGA
- the fldA gene encoding flavodoxin FldA, translating to MSSIGLFYGSTTGKTEIVAEMIQKELGEDVVTLHNMADVDGSEFNDYENLIIACPTWNIGELQSDWDGFFPDLDDIDFSGKKVAYFGTGDQVGYTDNFMDALGILEEKISELGGTTVGYWSTDGYDFNESKAVRDGKFVGLALDEDNQSDLTEQRVKTWISQLKKEFGV from the coding sequence ATGTCAAGTATTGGTTTATTCTACGGTTCAACCACAGGCAAAACTGAAATTGTTGCCGAAATGATTCAAAAAGAATTGGGTGAAGATGTTGTCACGCTGCACAATATGGCAGATGTTGATGGTAGTGAGTTTAATGATTACGAAAATTTGATTATTGCGTGTCCTACCTGGAACATTGGGGAATTACAAAGTGATTGGGATGGCTTTTTCCCTGATTTAGACGATATTGATTTTAGTGGTAAAAAAGTCGCTTATTTTGGTACAGGCGATCAAGTTGGCTATACCGATAACTTTATGGATGCTTTGGGAATTTTGGAAGAAAAAATTTCTGAACTTGGTGGAACAACAGTCGGCTACTGGTCAACTGATGGCTATGATTTTAATGAATCGAAAGCTGTTAGAGATGGTAAGTTTGTCGGTTTAGCGCTGGATGAAGATAATCAATCAGATTTGACAGAACAGCGCGTTAAAACTTGGATTTCTCAACTGAAGAAAGAATTTGGCGTGTAG
- a CDS encoding calcium/sodium antiporter, which yields MDITTIVLLIIGLVLLVVGAEILVRGASRLAASAGVSPLIIGLTIVAYGTSSPELAVSMQSAFAGQADIALGNVVGSNIFNVLFILGVSSLVAPLIVSQQLVKFDVPIMIGVSFLTHLLGYDGRIDRVDGILLFVGGVAYTLFLIYQSRQEKDTAVQEEYAREYGNYERTAWLVNLGFILGGLVLLVIGSRWLVSGAIAIAQAIGVSQLIIGLTIVAAGTSLPEVATSVVASMRGERDIAVGNVVGSNIFNILAVLGLASIFSPDGVAVSAAALRFDIPVMIATAIACLPIFFTDNVISRWEGILFLGYYVAYTTYLILYSTQHASLPIFSLVFQAFVIPITLVTLVIVTLRYIRAHHSRS from the coding sequence ATGGATATTACAACAATCGTTTTATTAATTATCGGTCTAGTGCTACTTGTTGTTGGCGCGGAAATATTGGTACGTGGAGCATCGCGCCTCGCGGCTAGTGCTGGAGTCTCACCCCTAATCATCGGTTTAACGATAGTTGCTTATGGCACCAGTTCACCCGAACTTGCGGTTAGCATGCAATCTGCTTTTGCCGGACAAGCTGATATTGCATTGGGTAATGTCGTTGGCAGTAATATTTTTAATGTTTTATTTATATTGGGTGTTTCTTCGTTGGTTGCTCCTCTAATCGTCTCGCAGCAATTAGTCAAGTTTGATGTCCCGATTATGATCGGTGTTTCATTTTTGACTCATCTGCTTGGCTATGATGGTAGAATTGACAGAGTTGATGGAATTTTACTATTTGTTGGTGGTGTTGCTTATACGCTTTTTTTGATTTACCAAAGCCGTCAAGAAAAAGATACTGCGGTTCAAGAAGAATACGCTAGAGAGTATGGCAACTACGAAAGAACAGCTTGGTTAGTTAATTTAGGTTTTATCCTTGGTGGTTTAGTATTACTCGTCATCGGTTCTCGTTGGTTAGTAAGTGGCGCGATCGCGATCGCCCAAGCGATTGGCGTCAGCCAGCTAATCATCGGATTAACAATTGTTGCCGCTGGAACATCTTTACCCGAAGTTGCTACTTCAGTTGTTGCGAGTATGCGTGGAGAACGCGACATTGCGGTGGGAAACGTTGTCGGCAGTAATATTTTTAATATTCTCGCAGTTTTGGGGCTAGCGAGTATTTTCTCGCCTGATGGTGTTGCTGTTTCGGCTGCGGCGCTACGCTTTGATATTCCTGTAATGATTGCAACGGCGATCGCCTGTTTGCCAATTTTCTTTACAGATAACGTGATTTCCCGTTGGGAAGGAATTCTCTTTCTCGGTTATTACGTTGCTTATACAACCTACTTAATTTTGTATTCGACGCAACACGCCAGCTTGCCGATATTTAGCTTGGTGTTTCAAGCCTTTGTTATCCCTATCACACTCGTTACACTAGTTATTGTTACGTTGCGTTATATTCGCGCTCATCACAGTCGTAGCTAA
- a CDS encoding phycobilisome rod-core linker polypeptide: MALPLLQYKPTTQNHRVRSFGVADLDDETPYIYRIEDANSPAEIQDLIWAAYRQVFSEHEILKANRQVQLESQLKNRAISVRDFIRGLAKSERFYQMVVAVNNNYRLVDICLKRFLGRSSYNKDEQIAWSIKIGTLGFHGFVDALLDSEEYTDNFGDYTVPYQRKRMEGRPFNLVTPRYGEDFRETAGTVTTDWRFALEQFYSRKYEQRQLREGDPRKYRDMAAAIAPKQNYAQGVSAYNIDYMKMVPVRNASGSKR, translated from the coding sequence ATGGCGTTGCCGTTGCTTCAGTACAAACCTACAACACAAAATCACCGCGTCCGCAGCTTTGGCGTTGCTGACCTCGACGACGAAACTCCATATATCTACCGTATAGAAGACGCGAACTCGCCCGCAGAGATTCAAGACTTGATCTGGGCTGCTTATCGCCAGGTTTTCAGCGAGCATGAAATTCTCAAAGCCAACCGTCAAGTACAGCTAGAGTCTCAACTCAAGAATCGCGCAATTTCGGTACGCGATTTTATTCGCGGACTTGCCAAGTCGGAGCGATTTTATCAAATGGTGGTTGCAGTGAATAACAACTACCGCCTGGTTGATATCTGCTTGAAGCGCTTTCTCGGTCGCTCATCTTACAACAAAGATGAGCAAATCGCTTGGTCAATCAAAATTGGCACGCTAGGCTTTCATGGCTTTGTTGATGCCTTGCTTGATAGTGAAGAGTACACCGATAACTTTGGTGATTATACTGTACCTTATCAGCGCAAGCGGATGGAAGGTCGCCCCTTCAACTTAGTGACTCCCCGCTATGGTGAAGACTTCCGCGAAACAGCTGGCACTGTCACCACCGATTGGCGTTTTGCGCTGGAGCAATTCTACAGCCGCAAGTACGAACAGCGACAGCTACGCGAAGGCGATCCCCGCAAGTATCGCGATATGGCAGCGGCGATCGCACCCAAGCAAAACTACGCTCAAGGTGTTTCTGCCTACAACATCGACTACATGAAAATGGTTCCGGTGCGTAACGCTTCGGGTAGTAAGCGCTAA
- a CDS encoding NAD(P)/FAD-dependent oxidoreductase, which produces MINAVDNQSLHRVVIVGGGFGGLYAAKSLGSVPVEVTLIDKRNFHLFQPLLYQVATGTLSPADISSPLRSVLNRNKNTKVLMGEVVDIDPEQHKVTLQNQELHYDSLIVATGVKHSYFGKDEWSEFAPGLKTVEDALEMRRRIFVAFETAEKETDPEKRRAWLTFVIVGGGPTGVELAGAIAELAYSTLKKDFRNIDTAEAKILLLEGMDRLLPPYAPELSAKAAKSLQQLGVTVQTKTLVTNIADDIVTIKQGDEVAQIAAKTILWAAGVKASPIGETLAKRTGAQLDRAGRVIVEPDLSIPGHPNIFVVGDLANFSHQNGKPLPGVAPVAMQEGQYVAALIKQRLQEKTLPPFSYLDRGSLAVIGRNAAVVDFGFVKFSGFLAWLTWVFVHIYFLIEFDNKLVVLLQWGWNYWTRKRGARLITGAESLLTVGVNDQGDFYAPTNSNSAVKV; this is translated from the coding sequence ATGATTAACGCTGTCGATAATCAATCTCTGCATCGTGTTGTCATTGTTGGTGGTGGGTTTGGCGGTTTGTATGCAGCGAAATCGCTCGGCAGTGTTCCTGTAGAGGTAACATTAATCGATAAGCGTAACTTTCATTTATTCCAACCCTTACTTTATCAAGTTGCGACAGGAACTTTATCGCCTGCCGATATTTCTTCTCCGCTAAGGTCAGTCCTAAACCGCAATAAAAACACCAAAGTGCTGATGGGAGAAGTTGTCGATATTGACCCAGAACAGCACAAAGTAACGCTGCAAAATCAAGAACTACACTACGATAGTTTAATCGTCGCTACAGGTGTTAAGCATTCGTATTTTGGCAAAGATGAATGGTCAGAATTTGCCCCAGGATTAAAAACCGTTGAAGATGCGCTAGAAATGCGGCGGCGAATTTTTGTCGCGTTTGAAACCGCCGAGAAAGAAACCGATCCAGAAAAACGTCGGGCTTGGTTAACGTTTGTGATTGTTGGTGGTGGACCGACAGGGGTAGAGTTAGCAGGTGCGATCGCCGAACTTGCGTACAGTACGCTGAAAAAAGATTTTCGCAATATTGATACCGCTGAAGCCAAAATCTTACTACTTGAAGGGATGGATCGCCTACTTCCGCCTTATGCACCCGAATTATCTGCCAAAGCTGCAAAATCCCTTCAGCAATTGGGTGTAACAGTGCAAACGAAAACATTAGTTACCAATATTGCCGATGATATCGTAACAATCAAGCAAGGCGATGAAGTAGCACAAATTGCTGCCAAAACCATTCTTTGGGCGGCGGGTGTCAAAGCGTCACCAATAGGAGAAACCTTGGCTAAGCGTACTGGCGCACAACTCGACCGTGCAGGACGCGTTATTGTCGAACCAGATTTGAGCATTCCAGGACATCCCAATATATTTGTTGTAGGTGACTTAGCAAATTTCTCGCACCAAAACGGTAAACCTCTACCTGGTGTTGCACCCGTGGCAATGCAGGAAGGACAGTATGTCGCCGCACTCATTAAACAACGACTACAAGAAAAAACATTACCACCCTTTAGTTACTTGGATCGTGGAAGTTTAGCCGTTATCGGACGTAATGCAGCGGTTGTAGACTTTGGTTTTGTCAAATTCTCCGGTTTCTTGGCGTGGCTAACGTGGGTATTTGTCCATATCTACTTCTTGATCGAATTCGACAACAAACTTGTTGTTCTTCTGCAATGGGGTTGGAATTATTGGACGCGCAAACGCGGTGCAAGATTAATTACAGGTGCAGAATCTTTACTAACAGTAGGAGTTAACGATCAAGGTGATTTCTACGCGCCAACTAATAGTAATTCAGCAGTTAAAGTTTAA
- a CDS encoding alpha/beta fold hydrolase, with amino-acid sequence MSIVPDVLWINTSPSLQCFHRPLLCYLSHHLTVAQWEYCQTQDEPCSLDVALELLHDYLQSCDHPVHLIGHSTSGLLGLLYARRYPDKVKSLTLLAVGADPALDWQAHYYNHRKIMSCQRVLTSMAYNLFGSQDKCTINSLIKRLQKDLYCSISPHSFLQRVSLPASGVPVPLMVCGGTDDIIIESADLQGWKDYLKAGDRLWLCPQGKHFFHYFQHQLVGEQITDFWQFTHQSALLHASLLL; translated from the coding sequence ATGTCTATAGTTCCAGATGTTTTGTGGATTAATACTAGCCCTAGTTTGCAATGCTTTCATCGCCCACTTTTATGCTATTTGTCGCATCACTTAACTGTGGCGCAGTGGGAATATTGCCAAACGCAAGATGAGCCATGTTCGCTTGATGTTGCTTTAGAATTACTCCACGACTATTTACAATCGTGCGATCACCCAGTTCACTTAATCGGTCATAGTACGAGTGGCTTACTGGGATTACTCTATGCACGTCGCTATCCTGATAAAGTTAAATCGCTAACTCTCCTTGCTGTCGGGGCTGATCCGGCGCTTGATTGGCAAGCTCATTATTATAATCATCGTAAAATTATGAGTTGTCAAAGAGTCCTTACTTCGATGGCTTATAACTTGTTCGGTTCGCAAGATAAATGTACAATTAATAGTTTGATTAAACGCTTACAAAAAGACTTATATTGCTCGATATCACCGCATTCATTTTTACAACGAGTGAGTTTACCTGCAAGTGGCGTACCAGTACCATTAATGGTTTGTGGTGGCACTGATGATATCATTATCGAAAGCGCAGATTTACAAGGTTGGAAAGATTATTTGAAAGCAGGCGATCGCTTGTGGTTATGTCCTCAAGGAAAGCATTTTTTTCACTACTTTCAACATCAACTTGTTGGTGAACAAATAACCGATTTTTGGCAATTTACTCATCAATCCGCTTTACTCCATGCTAGTTTGTTGCTTTGA
- a CDS encoding chlorophyll a/b binding light-harvesting protein, with protein MTAVISDSPYKNQIPDVGWWAGNFRLTNLSGKLLGAHVAHSGLILLWAGGMTLFELSRFHPDQPMYEQGLILLPHLATLGLGVGAGGQVISTYPYFVVAVLHLIPSVILAAGGLYHALLGPEVLEDNPTLAGFFGYDWKDKDKITSILGIHLVLLGLGALLLVAKAMFWGGLFDPWAAGGGDVRVISHPTLNPIRIFGYLFGAWGSEGMAAVDNLEDVVGGHIWVGLMLIGGGIFHILTQPFAWARRILIYSGEAYLSYSIGAVAYMGFFAAYFAWVNNTAYPEVFYGPVRTLESAPGLVSVRGWLVTFHLVLALIFLIGHIWHALRARATAAGFDFKKGDMVQPPQVNPQMAAANNAINSQDVTLNFLKYLPIYRPGINPLARGLEIGMAHGYWLVGPFAVLGSIGILRDANIGALVGLLAAGGLIVLLTIGFSIYGSTKLEKRLETLPRPAFAATVPNVPEALQNVDEWSQFTTGFFIGGIGGAIFAYLILNSWSAFQAIAN; from the coding sequence ATGACCGCAGTGATCTCAGATAGCCCTTACAAAAACCAAATTCCTGACGTAGGTTGGTGGGCTGGTAATTTTCGCTTAACAAACTTATCGGGTAAGTTGTTGGGCGCGCACGTTGCGCATTCAGGGTTGATTTTGCTATGGGCTGGAGGAATGACACTATTCGAGTTGTCACGTTTTCATCCCGATCAACCGATGTACGAACAAGGGTTAATTTTACTGCCGCATTTAGCAACGCTGGGCTTGGGTGTTGGGGCTGGCGGACAAGTGATTAGCACCTATCCTTACTTTGTTGTTGCCGTTTTGCATTTGATACCGTCAGTTATTCTGGCAGCCGGAGGACTTTATCACGCTTTATTAGGTCCCGAAGTTTTAGAAGACAACCCTACCCTAGCTGGGTTCTTCGGTTATGACTGGAAAGATAAAGATAAAATCACGTCTATTTTAGGCATTCACCTCGTACTTTTAGGTTTAGGCGCGTTGCTACTTGTTGCCAAAGCGATGTTTTGGGGTGGATTATTCGACCCTTGGGCAGCGGGTGGTGGTGATGTGCGCGTTATCAGTCATCCTACACTCAATCCTATCCGCATTTTTGGCTATCTATTCGGGGCTTGGGGTTCAGAAGGAATGGCTGCGGTCGATAACTTAGAAGATGTTGTCGGCGGTCACATCTGGGTTGGCTTGATGTTGATTGGCGGTGGAATCTTCCACATCTTGACGCAACCTTTTGCTTGGGCGCGACGCATTTTAATTTACTCAGGCGAAGCTTATCTTTCGTATAGCATTGGCGCTGTTGCCTACATGGGCTTCTTTGCTGCGTACTTCGCGTGGGTCAATAACACCGCTTACCCCGAAGTATTTTATGGTCCGGTACGCACTTTAGAATCTGCGCCTGGGTTAGTTTCTGTGCGTGGTTGGCTGGTGACATTCCATCTTGTCCTCGCTTTGATTTTCCTCATCGGTCATATTTGGCACGCTTTACGCGCGCGCGCAACTGCGGCTGGATTTGATTTCAAAAAAGGTGACATGGTTCAGCCACCGCAAGTTAATCCGCAAATGGCAGCTGCAAACAATGCGATCAATTCCCAAGATGTGACGTTGAATTTTCTCAAATACCTACCAATTTACCGCCCAGGAATTAATCCTTTAGCACGGGGATTAGAAATTGGTATGGCACACGGTTATTGGCTAGTAGGACCTTTTGCTGTACTAGGTTCTATTGGAATATTACGCGATGCGAACATTGGTGCTTTAGTTGGTTTACTCGCAGCTGGTGGTTTGATTGTCCTGCTGACCATCGGTTTTTCAATTTATGGTAGTACCAAACTAGAAAAACGCCTAGAAACTTTACCCCGACCAGCGTTTGCTGCAACAGTTCCCAACGTGCCAGAGGCTTTGCAGAATGTTGACGAGTGGAGTCAGTTTACAACCGGCTTTTTCATTGGTGGGATTGGTGGCGCAATTTTTGCGTACTTAATTTTGAATAGCTGGAGTGCATTTCAAGCGATCGCAAATTAA
- a CDS encoding HEAT repeat domain-containing protein yields MTEAQALIRAVEQADSAPRLVAAVRDLAAAEVEAGISTLIAVLGYNNPTAAAAAVQGLIQIGSPAVQPLIEKLDDYNYGARAYAIRALAAIADPRALDILLASAATDFAPSVRRAAAKGLGNLRWSELSTQQQTAAQAKALETLAFIVQDADWSIRYAAVVGLQGLATTSELTPQIQGKFAQILETEKDAAVRSRVQLAQSQLFSTTF; encoded by the coding sequence ATGACCGAAGCACAAGCCCTCATCCGCGCCGTCGAACAAGCCGACTCTGCCCCGCGCTTAGTCGCAGCAGTCAGGGATTTGGCAGCCGCTGAAGTCGAAGCAGGGATATCGACGCTGATTGCCGTCCTGGGTTACAACAATCCTACCGCCGCTGCCGCAGCAGTACAGGGATTAATTCAAATCGGTAGTCCAGCGGTACAACCGTTAATTGAAAAACTTGACGATTACAACTACGGCGCAAGAGCGTATGCAATTCGAGCCTTAGCAGCGATTGCTGACCCGCGTGCTTTGGATATTCTACTCGCTTCGGCAGCGACCGATTTTGCTCCAAGTGTCCGGCGTGCGGCTGCTAAAGGGCTTGGGAATTTACGCTGGAGTGAATTATCTACACAACAGCAAACTGCTGCTCAAGCAAAAGCATTAGAGACTTTAGCATTCATTGTCCAAGATGCAGACTGGTCGATTCGCTACGCTGCGGTTGTTGGCTTGCAAGGGCTAGCAACAACGTCCGAACTGACACCGCAAATTCAGGGCAAGTTTGCGCAAATTTTAGAAACCGAAAAAGATGCCGCAGTGCGATCGCGCGTGCAATTAGCTCAATCGCAATTATTCAGTACAACTTTTTAA
- a CDS encoding phycobilisome rod-core linker polypeptide: MPIPLLEYQPSSQNQRVSGYEVPNEDTPWIYRLEDCASDGEIQELIWAAYRQVFSEHETLKFYRQAQLESQLKNRAITVRDFIRGLAKSESFRRLVVETNSNYRLVEVGLKRLLGRAPYNRDEEIAWSIKIASLGWNGFVDALLDSEEYQTNFGDTTVPYQRRRYKDRPFNLVTPRYGDYWRDKEEKERYKWGDINNFMKMASSINIRQVQFTPVNTANIQIPDMTRDNKQGVPVSVNPSASFPVRL, translated from the coding sequence ATGCCAATTCCTTTACTTGAATATCAACCGAGTTCCCAAAATCAGCGGGTATCGGGTTATGAAGTACCAAACGAGGATACTCCTTGGATTTATCGTTTAGAAGATTGTGCTTCGGATGGCGAAATCCAAGAATTAATTTGGGCAGCGTATCGCCAAGTCTTCAGCGAACATGAAACACTGAAGTTTTACCGCCAAGCGCAGCTAGAATCGCAACTGAAAAATCGTGCAATTACTGTTCGCGATTTCATTCGCGGGTTAGCAAAATCAGAAAGCTTTCGTCGCTTGGTTGTAGAAACAAATTCTAACTACCGATTGGTAGAAGTTGGCTTGAAACGACTTCTAGGCCGCGCCCCGTACAATCGAGACGAAGAAATTGCTTGGTCGATTAAAATAGCTAGCCTCGGCTGGAACGGTTTTGTAGACGCTTTGCTCGATAGCGAAGAATACCAAACCAATTTTGGCGATACAACAGTACCGTATCAGCGGCGTCGCTATAAAGATCGTCCGTTTAATTTGGTTACACCGCGTTACGGCGATTACTGGCGTGATAAGGAAGAAAAAGAGCGCTACAAGTGGGGCGATATTAATAACTTCATGAAAATGGCAAGTTCAATTAATATTCGACAAGTACAATTTACACCTGTCAATACTGCCAACATTCAAATTCCGGACATGACACGGGATAATAAACAAGGGGTACCAGTTTCAGTCAATCCTTCAGCTAGCTTCCCTGTCCGGTTGTAA
- a CDS encoding chlorophyll a/b binding light-harvesting protein, giving the protein MTNVAKSPLSVEQDLAESPWWAGNARLTNLSGKLLGAHVAHSGLIVLWAGAMTLFELGHFNPAKPMYEQGLILLPHLAAQGWGVGANGTVVDTQPYFAIGVIHLISSAFLGFGGIFHSLRGPERLEGRFSFFGYDWADTNKMTTILGIHLVLLGVGAFLLVTKAMYFGGLYDPNVEDVRVITNPTLDPTVIYGYLFGAMGRFWIAGVDNLEDVVGGHIWVGGMLIFGGIFHILTKPFRWTYPFFVWSGEAYLSYSLGALALMGFVATLFVSVNTTVYPEVFYGPALVVRQNIVPYFSSPDPDLVTSRTWLANAHFWLAFFFLQGHIWHALRSRGLDFRKGRISEDAVIPQPS; this is encoded by the coding sequence GTGACAAATGTCGCTAAGAGTCCACTTTCAGTGGAGCAAGATCTCGCAGAGTCTCCCTGGTGGGCAGGTAATGCACGCCTCACGAATTTATCGGGTAAATTACTCGGCGCTCATGTTGCTCATTCTGGTTTGATTGTGCTGTGGGCAGGCGCTATGACTTTATTTGAACTGGGTCATTTTAATCCTGCAAAACCGATGTACGAGCAAGGATTAATTTTGCTACCGCATCTAGCCGCCCAAGGTTGGGGAGTTGGTGCCAATGGTACTGTGGTAGATACGCAGCCGTACTTTGCGATCGGTGTCATTCACCTCATTTCGTCCGCGTTTCTGGGTTTTGGTGGTATCTTTCATTCGCTACGCGGTCCAGAAAGGTTGGAAGGAAGGTTTTCCTTTTTTGGCTATGACTGGGCAGATACCAACAAAATGACGACGATTTTGGGCATTCACCTTGTTTTACTCGGCGTAGGTGCTTTTCTTTTAGTCACGAAGGCAATGTACTTTGGTGGTTTGTATGACCCGAATGTCGAAGATGTCAGAGTTATTACAAATCCAACGCTCGATCCGACAGTGATTTATGGCTATCTCTTCGGTGCGATGGGTAGGTTCTGGATTGCTGGCGTTGACAACCTAGAAGATGTTGTCGGCGGTCATATCTGGGTTGGTGGAATGCTAATTTTTGGTGGAATATTTCACATCCTAACCAAGCCTTTTCGCTGGACATATCCGTTCTTTGTTTGGTCGGGAGAAGCTTATCTTTCTTACAGCTTGGGCGCTTTGGCATTGATGGGATTCGTTGCAACGCTGTTCGTCTCCGTCAATACCACTGTTTATCCTGAAGTGTTTTACGGTCCTGCGCTGGTGGTACGGCAGAATATTGTGCCTTACTTTTCATCGCCCGATCCTGATTTAGTCACCTCGCGGACTTGGCTAGCGAATGCTCATTTTTGGTTAGCGTTTTTCTTTCTGCAAGGACATATCTGGCACGCTTTGCGATCGCGTGGTTTAGATTTTCGTAAAGGTCGCATCAGTGAAGATGCAGTGATTCCGCAACCAAGTTAA